One window of the bacterium genome contains the following:
- the sat gene encoding sulfate adenylyltransferase — MSKLIAPHGGGNLKPLLLQGDELHEERKKAKTLTEVKMSSRETSDLIMMGMGAFTPLDGFMGYDDWKGVCDEYKMTNDLFWPIPITLSTTKGQADSLKKGEEVALIDEETGELMGTMKVTEKYTIDKEHECRQVFRTTDHAHPGVHKVMTQEEVNLAGPVKVLNELHYPAEYGDKYMRPAQTRALFQEKGWSTVAALQLRNPMHRAHEYLAKIAVEICDGVYIHQLVGKLKEGDIPGDVRVKAIDLLVEKYFVKDTCIQGVYPMEMRYGGPREALLHGVFRQNYGCSHLLVGRDHAGVGDYYGPYDAQHIFNEIPSGSLLLQPLKIDLTFYCLKCDGMASTKTCPHDKADRVNLSGTMLRKMLSEDEKIPDHFSRPEVLEVLKEYYATLEEKVEIKLHKHARGEK; from the coding sequence ATGTCAAAATTAATTGCACCACATGGTGGTGGAAATCTAAAGCCTTTACTACTTCAAGGAGATGAACTCCACGAAGAGCGGAAGAAGGCAAAAACCTTAACCGAGGTTAAAATGAGTTCTCGGGAGACATCTGATTTGATTATGATGGGTATGGGTGCCTTTACCCCATTGGATGGTTTTATGGGTTATGATGACTGGAAGGGTGTTTGCGATGAATATAAGATGACTAACGATCTGTTTTGGCCTATTCCGATTACACTTTCTACAACCAAGGGACAGGCGGATAGTTTGAAAAAGGGTGAAGAGGTTGCCTTGATTGATGAGGAAACCGGCGAATTAATGGGCACAATGAAGGTAACGGAGAAATACACGATTGACAAGGAGCATGAGTGCAGGCAAGTATTCCGGACAACCGACCATGCCCATCCCGGGGTGCATAAGGTTATGACTCAGGAAGAGGTAAATCTTGCCGGACCGGTAAAGGTATTGAATGAACTTCATTACCCGGCTGAATATGGTGATAAATATATGCGTCCTGCACAGACCAGAGCACTTTTTCAGGAAAAAGGCTGGAGCACGGTAGCCGCTCTGCAATTACGAAATCCTATGCATCGGGCACATGAATATCTGGCTAAAATAGCTGTTGAGATTTGCGATGGCGTGTATATTCATCAATTAGTCGGTAAACTCAAAGAAGGGGATATACCCGGAGATGTCCGAGTAAAGGCAATTGACCTGTTAGTGGAAAAGTATTTTGTCAAGGATACCTGTATTCAGGGTGTTTATCCTATGGAGATGCGTTACGGTGGGCCACGCGAGGCATTACTGCATGGGGTTTTTCGTCAGAACTATGGCTGCAGCCATTTACTTGTTGGTCGGGACCACGCCGGAGTCGGTGATTATTACGGTCCTTATGATGCCCAACACATCTTTAATGAAATTCCCAGCGGCTCTCTTTTACTTCAACCGCTTAAGATTGACCTGACTTTCTATTGCCTTAAGTGTGACGGTATGGCGTCAACCAAGACCTGCCCTCACGATAAGGCAGACCGAGTGAATTTGAGTGGCACAATGCTTAGAAAAATGCTGTCCGAAGACGAGAAAATTCCTGACCACTTCAGCCGACCTGAGGTGTTGGAGGTATTAAAGGAGTATTACGCGACATTAGAGGAAAAGGTGGAAATCAAGTTACATAAACATGCGCGGGGAGAGAAATAA
- the qmoC gene encoding quinone-interacting membrane-bound oxidoreductase complex subunit QmoC, with product MANIKPDLKFVKQIISAGGSSLKKCYQCATCAVICKLSPDNNPFPRKEMINAQWGLKDKLVSDPDIWLCHQCSDCTAYCPRGAKPGEVIGAIRKLTIAHYAFPKFLAMMVGQIKYLPLLIAFPVLVLLAVLGVSGHLNIPQGKIVFGHFLPHTLVDAIFLPIAILATLAFGIGVLRFWKDLHTQGENKCVGVGLIPSIIPVIIEILTHSRFNKCEVNKGRSLAHIGVLYGFIGLAITTALAVFYLYILGQHSPYPQLSPLKLIGNVSGVILLVGISLMVINRLKVKKQASIGSYFDWLFIGVLYAVVLSGLLAEITRLADMAILAYPIYFIHLVSVFFLFFYAPYSKLAHFVYRTIALVYARQTRREE from the coding sequence ATGGCGAATATAAAGCCTGACCTAAAATTTGTCAAACAAATAATTTCAGCAGGTGGAAGCTCGCTTAAAAAATGCTACCAATGCGCTACCTGTGCGGTGATATGTAAATTATCCCCGGACAATAACCCATTTCCAAGAAAGGAGATGATTAATGCTCAGTGGGGTCTGAAGGATAAATTAGTCAGCGACCCGGATATCTGGCTTTGCCACCAATGTAGTGACTGCACGGCATATTGCCCAAGAGGAGCCAAGCCGGGTGAGGTAATTGGTGCTATCAGAAAACTCACGATTGCCCATTATGCCTTCCCTAAATTCCTGGCGATGATGGTTGGGCAAATAAAATATCTACCACTCCTTATTGCCTTTCCTGTCCTGGTTCTTCTGGCGGTGCTTGGAGTTAGCGGACATTTGAATATCCCGCAAGGCAAGATAGTTTTTGGTCATTTCCTGCCGCACACCCTTGTAGATGCTATATTTCTTCCAATAGCAATATTGGCAACACTGGCATTTGGAATAGGTGTCCTACGATTCTGGAAGGATTTGCATACACAAGGCGAGAATAAGTGTGTCGGGGTTGGACTTATTCCCTCCATTATCCCGGTGATAATCGAGATATTGACACACAGCAGGTTTAACAAGTGCGAGGTGAACAAAGGAAGATCCCTGGCTCATATAGGTGTATTGTATGGATTTATCGGACTTGCTATTACCACAGCCTTAGCCGTGTTTTACCTGTATATCCTGGGTCAGCATTCACCCTATCCACAATTATCTCCACTAAAACTCATTGGTAATGTTAGTGGGGTAATACTCCTTGTAGGAATTAGTTTGATGGTCATCAACCGACTTAAGGTAAAGAAACAGGCGAGTATTGGCAGTTATTTCGACTGGTTGTTTATTGGTGTCCTTTACGCCGTAGTCTTATCCGGCTTGCTTGCTGAAATTACAAGGTTGGCAGATATGGCTATCCTTGCCTATCCCATTTATTTTATCCACTTAGTATCCGTATTCTTCCTCTTTTTTTACGCCCCATATTCCAAATTAGCCCACTTCGTCTATCGCACCATAGCTTTAGTTTACGCCAGACAAACAAGAAGGGAAGAATAA
- the radC gene encoding DNA repair protein RadC, whose amino-acid sequence MNSNFTINDLPKSERPRERLQKHGAEALSSQEILALILGRGIKGESVMVTAQRLLSAFGNIKNISEASIEELSAIKGIGPAKASQLKASFELAKRKDGHDGEQIAVRSHQDVIKLVKQQLKGKKKEQFLILCLDTRSNLIKISTISTGTLDTNLVHPREVFKEAIQSLSSSIILIHNHPSGNPEPSDADIDITKRILETGKIVGIDVLDHIIVADNNSFSFKEKDIL is encoded by the coding sequence ATAAATAGCAACTTTACCATCAATGACCTGCCAAAATCTGAAAGGCCAAGGGAACGGCTTCAAAAACACGGAGCAGAGGCACTTTCTTCGCAGGAAATTCTGGCTTTGATACTCGGCAGGGGGATAAAAGGCGAATCAGTAATGGTTACGGCACAGCGGTTATTGAGTGCCTTTGGTAATATTAAAAATATATCAGAGGCTTCCATAGAGGAATTGTCTGCCATAAAAGGAATAGGACCAGCAAAAGCCTCCCAGTTAAAAGCGTCCTTTGAGCTGGCAAAAAGGAAAGATGGGCATGACGGAGAACAGATAGCGGTTAGAAGCCATCAAGATGTTATCAAATTAGTAAAACAACAGCTAAAGGGCAAAAAGAAGGAACAGTTTTTGATACTCTGCTTAGATACAAGAAGCAATCTTATTAAAATAAGCACCATCTCTACAGGCACATTAGATACAAACCTTGTTCATCCGCGTGAGGTTTTTAAGGAGGCAATCCAATCCCTGTCGTCTTCAATAATTTTAATCCATAATCATCCCTCTGGTAATCCTGAGCCGTCAGATGCCGATATAGATATTACCAAAAGAATACTTGAGACAGGCAAAATTGTTGGAATAGATGTGTTAGACCATATTATTGTTGCCGATAATAACTCATTCAGTTTTAAGGAGAAAGATATCTTATGA
- a CDS encoding LysR family transcriptional regulator: MLDRFSLRTFYTLSNEKSFSNTANILCLSQPAVSHQIHILEEALEARLFDRIKGEVSLTPAGEILFKYARDILNLYQKAEKEIADLTQTSHGRLVIGASTTIGQYLLPTILGKFKDLYPKFEIFLTNANTKEITSQLLNNLIDLGLVEGPVSHRDILVEKFIEDELVVIASVKHHWQEEKEIEQDEFKKEPIIFREQGSGTRKVIEEILEKAEIKLSDLNIKMELGSSEAIKSAVETGLGIGIISQWAVLKEKKLNSLKILRIKGLRFQRDFTIILKHGHFRTKPMEQFLSFLSPTSSKEQEARSKEQGGRE, encoded by the coding sequence ATGTTAGACCGTTTTTCCTTAAGGACATTTTATACACTATCAAATGAAAAGAGCTTTTCTAATACCGCTAATATTTTATGTCTAAGTCAGCCGGCGGTTAGTCATCAAATTCATATCCTAGAGGAAGCTTTGGAGGCAAGATTATTTGACCGTATAAAGGGTGAAGTTAGCCTGACACCGGCAGGAGAGATTCTTTTTAAATATGCCCGGGATATTTTAAACCTTTATCAAAAGGCAGAAAAGGAAATAGCGGATTTAACTCAAACCTCTCATGGCAGATTAGTGATTGGTGCATCTACTACCATTGGTCAGTATCTTTTACCTACTATATTGGGTAAATTTAAAGACCTATACCCCAAATTTGAGATTTTTCTTACCAATGCCAATACAAAAGAGATAACCTCCCAACTTTTAAATAATTTAATCGATTTAGGCTTGGTTGAAGGACCGGTAAGCCATAGGGACATCCTGGTTGAGAAGTTTATTGAAGATGAATTAGTCGTTATTGCCTCTGTAAAACACCACTGGCAAGAAGAAAAGGAAATAGAACAAGATGAGTTTAAGAAGGAACCGATTATCTTCCGTGAACAAGGTTCTGGAACTCGAAAGGTGATAGAAGAGATATTAGAGAAGGCGGAAATAAAATTGTCTGATTTGAATATCAAGATGGAATTAGGCTCATCAGAGGCAATCAAGTCGGCAGTAGAGACAGGACTTGGCATAGGCATTATCTCACAATGGGCGGTATTAAAAGAAAAGAAACTAAATTCCCTCAAAATACTTCGAATAAAGGGTCTCAGATTCCAAAGAGACTTTACCATCATTTTAAAACATGGGCATTTTAGAACCAAACCTATGGAACAATTCTTGAGTTTCCTCAGTCCAACCTCGAGTAAGGAGCAAGAAGCAAGGAGCAAGGAGCAAGGAGGCAGAGAGTAA
- the aprB gene encoding adenylyl-sulfate reductase subunit beta, which translates to MPSFVIAEKCDGCKGQDKTACQYICPNDLYRLNEEKTKAFNQEPEQCWECYCCAKICAQQAIEIRAYADIVPMGGKIIPLRGTDSIMWTVQFRNGNIKRFKFPIRTTPEGSIKPYEGKPQPTEADLNNLNLFTEAGKTLPVPAKV; encoded by the coding sequence ATGCCAAGTTTTGTTATCGCAGAAAAGTGTGATGGGTGTAAAGGGCAGGATAAGACGGCTTGTCAGTATATCTGTCCGAACGATCTGTATAGGTTGAATGAGGAGAAGACTAAGGCTTTCAATCAGGAGCCTGAGCAATGTTGGGAGTGTTACTGCTGTGCCAAGATATGTGCCCAACAGGCTATTGAGATTAGAGCCTATGCAGATATCGTGCCTATGGGAGGTAAAATTATTCCCTTAAGAGGTACGGATTCTATTATGTGGACAGTCCAGTTCAGAAATGGAAATATTAAAAGGTTTAAGTTTCCTATTCGGACGACACCTGAGGGCTCAATTAAACCTTATGAGGGTAAGCCACAACCAACAGAGGCTGACCTTAATAATCTAAACTTGTTCACGGAAGCAGGAAAGACACTTCCTGTTCCGGCAAAGGTATAA
- a CDS encoding hydrogenase iron-sulfur subunit, whose translation MDKKLAVYICTGCGIGESIDIEKLSKVATGKYKALVCKTHPYLCGEEGIGIINNDSETEGVNTIVIAACSSRVNQDVFAFDTNKIMERVNLREQVIWSQPINNEDTQMMAEDYLRMGIIKAQKTEVSIPYKPEGEISRTILVVGGGISGMTAAIEAGKAGRQVVLVEKEQTLGGFATKLYKQFPKQPPYQELQSLPYETMVKEIEANPNIKVYTSAKIKKIAGGPGVFDVTLEQEGKPSQFRVGAIVLAAGFVPYDATKLSHLGFGNSPNVITNVQMEEMAKKGKITRPSDGKEAMNIAFIQCAGSRDPDHLPYCSTFCCMTSLKQAIYVREQNQDAAAYIFYKDMRTMGQYEDFYIRAQEDEGIFLTKGEVVNVQPIEGNNLAVTVENTLLGENIRVEADLVVLATGIVPATAIKACLDEAITGEEPTQEGEECKVAEAVAPNEVIIRSDILNLDYRQGPELPQLRYGFPDSHFICFPYETRRTGIYAAGCVRHPMDMGASMDDARGAALKAIQCIELISQGKAVHPRVGDESYPEFFMQRCTQCKRCTDECPFGAINEDEKFNPLPGLTRCRRCGTCLGACPERIINFKNYSIDIISSMMKAIEVPEEDEEKPRILAFMCENDAIPALDMAGANRLLITPYLRVIPVRCLGSINLVWISDALSKGIDGIMLIGCKHGDDYQCHFIKGSELANYRLSKVKETLDRLRLESDRVKMVQLSINEYDLLPGIFKEFMETIEKVGPNPFKGF comes from the coding sequence ATGGATAAGAAATTAGCCGTCTATATTTGTACAGGCTGTGGGATTGGAGAATCCATTGATATAGAAAAACTCTCAAAGGTGGCAACCGGAAAGTATAAAGCCCTTGTGTGTAAAACTCATCCGTATTTGTGTGGCGAAGAAGGAATTGGAATTATTAATAACGATAGCGAGACGGAGGGAGTAAATACCATAGTCATTGCCGCATGTTCCTCACGGGTGAATCAGGATGTATTCGCCTTTGATACCAATAAAATCATGGAGCGGGTGAATCTGCGTGAACAAGTTATCTGGAGTCAGCCGATAAATAACGAAGATACCCAGATGATGGCAGAAGACTATCTCCGTATGGGTATCATTAAGGCACAAAAGACTGAGGTGTCAATCCCTTATAAACCTGAGGGTGAGATAAGTAGAACTATACTGGTGGTTGGTGGCGGCATTAGCGGTATGACTGCGGCTATTGAGGCAGGTAAAGCCGGTCGACAGGTGGTACTGGTGGAAAAGGAACAGACACTTGGAGGGTTTGCTACTAAGCTTTATAAACAATTCCCCAAGCAACCCCCGTATCAAGAGCTGCAATCACTACCCTATGAAACAATGGTCAAGGAGATAGAGGCAAACCCCAATATTAAGGTCTATACCTCGGCTAAGATTAAGAAAATTGCCGGTGGACCCGGGGTGTTTGATGTAACGCTGGAGCAGGAAGGCAAGCCTTCGCAATTTCGTGTGGGGGCAATCGTTTTAGCCGCCGGCTTTGTGCCGTATGATGCCACGAAACTCTCCCATCTTGGATTTGGCAACTCACCAAATGTGATTACCAATGTCCAAATGGAAGAGATGGCAAAAAAGGGCAAAATTACCAGACCATCTGATGGTAAGGAGGCAATGAATATAGCCTTTATTCAATGTGCCGGCAGTCGTGACCCTGACCATCTTCCCTATTGCTCAACCTTTTGCTGTATGACCTCTCTGAAACAGGCAATTTATGTCCGTGAGCAAAATCAAGATGCTGCGGCTTATATATTTTATAAGGATATGCGAACTATGGGGCAATATGAGGATTTTTATATCCGTGCCCAGGAGGACGAGGGAATATTTTTAACTAAGGGAGAGGTAGTTAATGTCCAGCCGATTGAGGGGAATAATTTAGCCGTTACGGTTGAAAATACCTTGCTTGGAGAAAATATCCGTGTCGAGGCAGATTTGGTTGTTCTGGCAACAGGGATAGTGCCGGCAACAGCGATAAAGGCTTGCCTTGATGAGGCTATAACCGGCGAAGAACCGACGCAGGAAGGAGAGGAATGTAAGGTAGCAGAGGCAGTCGCACCTAACGAGGTTATCATTCGTTCTGACATCTTGAATCTTGACTATCGACAGGGGCCTGAGCTACCGCAGTTAAGGTATGGCTTCCCTGATTCCCACTTCATTTGCTTCCCGTATGAAACCCGTCGCACAGGAATATATGCCGCAGGTTGTGTCCGTCATCCGATGGATATGGGGGCAAGTATGGATGATGCCCGCGGTGCGGCACTTAAGGCTATCCAATGTATTGAACTTATCAGCCAGGGCAAGGCTGTCCATCCAAGGGTAGGGGACGAAAGCTACCCGGAGTTTTTTATGCAAAGATGTACCCAGTGTAAGAGATGCACAGACGAGTGTCCATTTGGTGCTATTAATGAAGACGAAAAATTTAACCCATTGCCCGGTCTGACCAGATGTAGAAGGTGTGGGACTTGTCTTGGTGCCTGCCCGGAACGAATAATCAATTTCAAGAATTATTCCATTGATATAATCTCATCTATGATGAAGGCAATTGAGGTGCCGGAAGAGGACGAGGAAAAACCCAGGATACTGGCTTTTATGTGTGAAAACGATGCGATTCCTGCCCTTGATATGGCTGGTGCTAACCGACTCCTGATTACCCCATATCTTCGGGTTATCCCTGTCCGATGTCTTGGCTCAATAAACCTTGTCTGGATATCCGATGCCCTGTCAAAAGGGATTGATGGAATAATGCTGATAGGGTGTAAGCATGGGGATGATTACCAATGTCATTTTATCAAAGGAAGTGAGCTGGCAAATTATAGGCTGAGTAAGGTTAAAGAGACATTAGATAGACTGAGACTTGAATCTGATCGAGTTAAGATGGTGCAACTTTCGATAAACGAATATGACTTATTGCCTGGGATATTTAAGGAGTTTATGGAAACGATAGAGAAGGTAGGACCGAATCCGTTTAAGGGATTTTAA
- a CDS encoding CoB--CoM heterodisulfide reductase iron-sulfur subunit A family protein: MMAKDILVIGGGISGITTAVEAAETGYNVILVEKNPYLGGRVAQMNRYFPKLCPPYCGLEINLRRIRTNNRIKYFTLTEVEKITGKEKDYEVTLRIQPRFVTQKCTTCGECAKVCPAQRPDEFNLGLTGTKAIYLPHQLAFPYNYVIDEKACIKCGSCVDACKYGAIDLEMQAETKNINVGSIVVATGWQPYDATRIDNLGFGKYKDVITNIMMERLAAPTGPTQGKILRPSDRKEPKKVAFVQCAGSRDENHLPYCSAVCCLASLKQITYVRENIPDSQAYMFYIDVRTPGKYEDFLTKVSGDEKVSLIKGKVASVEEVYHLVEDANTKELIVEAEDILAGKKIRVNVDMVVLACGMQPTNGLSVNINEACLVRDKNGFINFEQGNGIYAAGVAKRPADVSSSVQDATGTALRAIQSVVRG, translated from the coding sequence TTGATGGCTAAGGATATTCTGGTAATTGGTGGTGGAATCAGCGGCATAACCACTGCGGTTGAGGCGGCTGAAACCGGGTATAATGTTATTCTCGTTGAGAAAAACCCATACCTTGGCGGCAGGGTCGCTCAGATGAATCGTTATTTCCCTAAACTCTGTCCACCTTACTGCGGGCTGGAGATAAACCTCCGCCGCATCAGAACAAACAATCGGATTAAATACTTTACCCTCACAGAGGTAGAGAAAATTACCGGCAAGGAAAAGGATTACGAGGTTACCCTGCGGATTCAGCCACGGTTTGTAACACAAAAATGTACTACCTGTGGAGAATGCGCCAAGGTATGTCCTGCCCAGCGACCGGATGAGTTTAATCTTGGGTTGACAGGTACCAAAGCCATTTATCTTCCCCATCAGTTAGCCTTTCCGTATAATTATGTTATTGATGAGAAAGCCTGCATAAAATGTGGCTCTTGCGTTGACGCCTGCAAATATGGAGCGATTGACCTTGAGATGCAGGCAGAAACTAAAAATATCAATGTCGGCTCAATTGTGGTCGCCACCGGCTGGCAGCCTTACGATGCCACACGAATTGATAACCTCGGCTTTGGCAAATATAAGGATGTAATTACCAATATAATGATGGAGCGGTTGGCGGCGCCAACCGGACCCACGCAAGGTAAAATCCTGCGTCCATCTGACCGGAAAGAGCCAAAGAAGGTAGCCTTTGTGCAATGCGCCGGCTCGCGTGATGAAAATCACCTGCCATATTGCTCGGCTGTCTGCTGTCTGGCATCCTTGAAGCAGATTACCTATGTGCGGGAAAATATTCCTGACTCGCAAGCCTACATGTTTTATATTGATGTCCGAACACCCGGCAAGTATGAGGACTTTTTGACAAAGGTATCCGGCGATGAAAAGGTATCTCTGATTAAAGGTAAGGTAGCCTCTGTTGAGGAGGTGTACCACCTCGTTGAGGATGCCAATACTAAGGAATTGATTGTTGAGGCTGAAGACATATTGGCCGGCAAGAAAATCAGGGTAAATGTGGATATGGTGGTTTTAGCCTGCGGCATGCAACCAACGAATGGGTTGTCGGTAAATATTAATGAGGCTTGCCTCGTTCGTGATAAAAATGGATTTATCAATTTTGAGCAGGGCAATGGAATTTATGCGGCTGGTGTAGCCAAAAGACCGGCAGATGTATCCTCATCTGTTCAGGACGCTACCGGAACCGCCTTGAGAGCTATTCAGAGTGTGGTGAGGGGGTAA
- the aprA gene encoding adenylyl-sulfate reductase subunit alpha has product MSVQTRDTSHFCKEPQIEEIKTDILIIGGGMAACGAAFEVKKWASPNMKITMVDKAALERSGAVAQGLSAINTYLGENTPEAYVKMVSNDLMGVVRDDLIYDVGRHVDDSVHRFEEWGLPVWKEHGSEDIPLEKGGKPVRTGKWQIMINGESYKTIVAEAAKTAIGMDNIYERVFIVSLLLDGKEENRIAGAVGFSTRENKIYIFRANAVIMACGGAVNIFRPRQSTGEGMGRAWYPIWNAGSTYTMAAQAGAELTMMENRFVPARFKDGAGPVGAWFLLFKAKAMNAAGEDYSVKNAAMLNDYLPYGASKVTPTCLRNHQMLKELKEGRGPIYMDTPTAMKNLFESYGNDKKKCRELESEAWEDFLDMCIGQAGHWAGMNIAPEETMSELMPTEPYLLGSHSGCCGLWVSGPEDIAPAEWQWGYNRMTTVQGLFTAGDGVGASGHKFSSGSHVEGRIAAKSAVKFVLDHKDFVQTITKDKRELADEIYLPFINYEANKGYSTDPEINPNYIKPRMLMFRLNKIMDEYGGGCGTWYVTGKTMLGKALELLDILKEDARKMGAKDLHELLRCWENYHRIWTAEAHLRHILFREESRYPGFYYRADYNLIDDANWKCFVNSKVDTKTGQWTMMKKAHKDLVSK; this is encoded by the coding sequence ATGTCAGTACAAACGAGAGATACTTCACATTTTTGTAAAGAGCCACAGATAGAAGAAATAAAAACCGATATTTTAATTATCGGTGGTGGCATGGCAGCATGCGGAGCGGCATTTGAAGTGAAAAAATGGGCTTCGCCAAATATGAAAATTACCATGGTGGATAAAGCGGCTTTGGAAAGAAGCGGTGCTGTTGCTCAAGGGCTTTCAGCCATCAATACCTACCTTGGAGAGAATACACCTGAGGCTTATGTCAAAATGGTTTCTAATGATCTTATGGGTGTGGTGCGTGATGACCTGATTTATGATGTTGGCAGACATGTTGATGATTCAGTTCATAGATTTGAGGAATGGGGATTGCCGGTCTGGAAAGAACACGGCTCTGAAGATATACCACTTGAAAAGGGTGGCAAGCCTGTCAGAACCGGTAAGTGGCAAATAATGATTAATGGTGAATCATATAAAACCATTGTGGCTGAAGCGGCTAAAACAGCTATTGGTATGGACAATATCTATGAACGGGTTTTTATTGTCAGTTTATTGCTTGATGGTAAGGAAGAAAACAGGATTGCCGGGGCAGTTGGTTTTAGCACAAGAGAGAATAAGATTTATATCTTTAGAGCTAATGCCGTTATTATGGCTTGCGGTGGTGCTGTAAATATATTCAGACCAAGGCAGTCAACCGGTGAAGGTATGGGCAGGGCATGGTATCCTATCTGGAATGCCGGCTCGACATACACTATGGCCGCTCAGGCAGGGGCTGAATTAACCATGATGGAAAACCGATTTGTCCCAGCTCGATTCAAAGATGGGGCAGGACCGGTGGGAGCATGGTTTTTACTGTTTAAGGCAAAGGCAATGAATGCCGCAGGTGAGGATTACAGTGTAAAGAATGCGGCTATGCTTAACGATTATTTGCCGTATGGTGCTTCTAAAGTAACTCCAACATGTCTGAGAAATCATCAGATGCTTAAGGAGTTAAAAGAAGGTAGGGGTCCTATTTATATGGATACTCCAACCGCTATGAAAAACCTCTTTGAATCTTATGGTAATGACAAGAAAAAATGCCGGGAACTTGAATCTGAGGCATGGGAGGATTTCCTTGATATGTGCATTGGACAGGCAGGACATTGGGCAGGTATGAATATTGCTCCTGAGGAAACAATGTCTGAACTTATGCCGACAGAACCCTATTTGCTAGGTTCGCATTCAGGTTGCTGTGGACTCTGGGTTAGTGGTCCTGAGGATATTGCACCGGCAGAATGGCAATGGGGATACAATAGAATGACTACGGTTCAAGGTTTATTTACGGCAGGTGATGGTGTGGGTGCATCAGGACACAAATTCTCATCAGGCTCTCATGTTGAAGGTAGAATTGCCGCTAAATCTGCGGTTAAATTCGTGCTTGACCATAAGGATTTTGTCCAAACTATTACCAAAGACAAAAGGGAATTGGCAGATGAAATTTACCTGCCGTTCATTAATTATGAGGCAAATAAAGGGTATTCGACAGACCCGGAGATTAATCCAAATTATATCAAGCCGAGAATGTTGATGTTTCGGCTTAACAAGATTATGGATGAATATGGTGGTGGTTGTGGAACATGGTATGTAACCGGTAAGACTATGTTGGGAAAGGCGTTGGAACTCCTTGATATACTCAAGGAAGATGCCAGAAAGATGGGGGCTAAGGACCTGCACGAGTTGTTGAGATGCTGGGAGAATTATCACAGAATCTGGACAGCAGAGGCACATCTGCGACATATCTTATTCCGTGAAGAATCAAGGTATCCAGGCTTTTACTACCGTGCAGACTATAACCTGATTGATGATGCGAACTGGAAATGTTTTGTCAATTCCAAGGTAGATACAAAGACAGGTCAATGGACAATGATGAAAAAGGCACATAAGGATTTAGTGTCTAAGTAA